The Amycolatopsis umgeniensis DNA segment AAACCGGGGCCGGAACAGACCCTGGAGGAGTACTTCCGCGAAGGCCGGGACGAACTCGTCGCCGAACTGTCCGCGCACCATCCGGACGAGCTGGCGCCGACCTGGTGGCCGGCGGACCGCAGTTACGGGTTCTGGCGGCGGCGGATGGCGCACGAGGCGACGATCCACCGGATCGACGCGGAGAGCGCGGCCGGACGGGACGTGTCGGAGATCCCCGAAGACGTCGCTGTCGACGGGATCGACGAGGCGCTGACGCTCTGGTTCGGCCAGCGGCTGCCGTTGCTGGGACTGTCGGGCACCAAGACCGGATCGGTCGGCGTGCGCACGGCGGGCCACCACTGGATCGCCAGAGCCGGGCCCGCGGAGACGGTCGCCTGGCGATGC contains these protein-coding regions:
- a CDS encoding maleylpyruvate isomerase family mycothiol-dependent enzyme, with protein sequence MAGQAMIDQGRFLEVIGAETELMAQVAHTASADAPVPTCPGWTLGEVLRHVGSVYRVTRRWITDGRRPEHWQRKPGPEQTLEEYFREGRDELVAELSAHHPDELAPTWWPADRSYGFWRRRMAHEATIHRIDAESAAGRDVSEIPEDVAVDGIDEALTLWFGQRLPLLGLSGTKTGSVGVRTAGHHWIARAGPAETVAWRCSAEEAQRADDLVTGQPDKIYRWLWGRAGPTAVTVSGDQDMAGQLWALLRLATR